A region from the Leptolyngbya subtilissima AS-A7 genome encodes:
- a CDS encoding alkaline phosphatase: MANNHVIFIHPDGASPSHYAAARFADLGPDGRLNWDNLDYAGVYLGHMEDQLGGTSNAGAVTHATGAKVYAESFGLEQNGSEITPLSGNTGKTIVEEAIDAGKVTALVQSGAIFEPGTAAFVAETGNVEVDGRTVVPRSQTAEIAKQVIESGVDFILAGGEVTLLPVGTDGFHGTAAEYDAIASDSVRRPSENLIELAESLGYTVVYTRDELYALLEQSATPQKVLGVFAPVHTFNDRPEEVLAEGGLPLYLETAPTLAEMLEVTQQLMEAHPNFENGSIAIVEEEGSDNFGNNNNAAGTIEGVRRADAAIGVAQDFLGRYENTLIITAADSDAGGLQVTDVDPAEPVGTVNNNPTLEDRPVPLDGVGGVGTLPFVAAPDANGDEFPFAVGWAGTPDFAGSIVSKAEGLNADKLPVTVDNTGIYELMYETLFDVELEPRIPDQTKVAPAPTAETGNVIFIHPDGTSPSHYMALRNVDLGPDGRLNWDKMSNAGVYLGHMENQLTGTSNAGAVTHANGVKVFNESFGLEEDNSVVVPASGNVGKTILEEAIEAGKATALIQSGQMAEPGTAAFTAATTNRDGDDIRARDKYAEIIEQTIRSGTNVILGGGELYMLPVGTTGFHVTAEIDAAETRPERRPETNLIELAESLGYTVVYTEEQMNAVVNGNNPPEKLLGVFAADATFDATTEEDLGLNTDSPLPLYVATAPTVAEMLDATLKLVSNDPDGFFVVLEEEGTDNFANSNNAAGTIEAVRRADAAIGVAMDYVDNVDPNTLVVTAADSDAGGLQVFQFAPYTRPSGNPVSGPALGAEEAEVPFIYANPTTEAGTPVFLDGATGSTGSVEFPWDSFAATDSIDGPMGNFGVAWVGTPDFPGSIVSKAYGLNADLLPSTLDNTFIYEMMYRTLFGDEAFEPPVAELVDLTGIDGDVVVDITVTREATFDNVLRFYETDAQGRVDGLVAGDAGYETAVAANLLDAELFVDNLVTDSVKLTLPGGTYYAPVLLVDGDINNLATIGESRIQRNGNVWGFEDLSDNDFNDLVITINSAEPVAA; encoded by the coding sequence GGCGCGATTTGCCGATCTAGGCCCCGATGGTCGCCTTAATTGGGACAACCTGGACTATGCCGGGGTCTACCTAGGGCATATGGAAGACCAGCTGGGCGGCACCTCCAATGCGGGTGCTGTCACCCACGCTACTGGGGCTAAGGTGTATGCCGAATCCTTTGGTCTAGAGCAAAATGGCTCGGAGATTACGCCGCTCTCGGGCAACACGGGCAAAACCATCGTTGAGGAGGCGATCGACGCAGGCAAGGTCACCGCGCTGGTGCAGTCTGGGGCGATCTTCGAACCGGGTACGGCGGCCTTTGTAGCTGAGACCGGCAATGTTGAAGTCGATGGTAGAACGGTTGTGCCTCGGAGTCAAACCGCTGAAATCGCCAAGCAGGTGATTGAGTCTGGAGTGGACTTTATCTTGGCCGGGGGCGAAGTCACGCTGCTGCCGGTGGGCACTGACGGCTTTCACGGCACCGCTGCGGAATACGACGCGATCGCCAGCGACTCCGTCCGTCGCCCCTCTGAAAACCTGATTGAGCTAGCTGAGTCCCTGGGCTACACCGTGGTTTATACCCGCGATGAGCTCTATGCCCTGCTGGAGCAGTCGGCAACGCCCCAAAAGGTGCTGGGGGTGTTCGCGCCCGTTCACACCTTCAACGATCGCCCCGAAGAAGTGCTGGCTGAGGGTGGTTTGCCCCTCTACCTAGAGACGGCGCCCACCCTGGCCGAAATGCTGGAGGTCACCCAACAGCTGATGGAGGCCCATCCCAACTTTGAGAATGGCTCGATCGCGATCGTCGAAGAAGAGGGCTCTGACAACTTTGGCAACAACAACAACGCCGCTGGCACCATTGAGGGAGTGCGGCGGGCCGATGCGGCGATCGGCGTTGCCCAAGACTTTCTCGGCCGCTACGAAAATACTCTGATCATTACCGCTGCCGACAGCGATGCCGGTGGCTTACAGGTTACTGACGTAGACCCCGCTGAGCCCGTGGGCACCGTCAACAACAACCCCACCCTCGAAGACCGTCCGGTGCCTTTGGATGGCGTGGGCGGCGTGGGCACCTTGCCCTTTGTGGCTGCCCCGGATGCTAACGGCGATGAATTCCCCTTCGCTGTAGGTTGGGCTGGTACCCCTGACTTTGCTGGCTCGATTGTCTCTAAGGCCGAGGGGCTCAACGCCGACAAGCTACCCGTCACCGTCGACAACACCGGCATCTACGAGTTGATGTACGAAACTCTGTTCGATGTCGAGCTTGAGCCGCGCATTCCTGACCAAACTAAGGTGGCACCCGCCCCTACCGCCGAGACTGGCAACGTCATCTTCATCCACCCCGACGGCACCAGCCCCTCCCACTATATGGCGCTGCGCAACGTCGACCTCGGCCCCGATGGTCGCCTCAACTGGGACAAAATGTCCAACGCTGGGGTCTACCTAGGCCACATGGAAAACCAGCTCACCGGTACCTCCAACGCCGGGGCCGTCACCCACGCTAATGGGGTCAAGGTCTTCAACGAGTCCTTTGGTTTGGAAGAAGACAACTCCGTTGTGGTGCCGGCCTCGGGCAACGTGGGCAAAACCATTCTGGAAGAGGCGATCGAGGCGGGCAAAGCCACCGCGCTGATTCAATCGGGTCAAATGGCCGAGCCGGGCACCGCTGCCTTTACCGCCGCCACCACCAACCGTGACGGTGACGACATCCGCGCCCGCGACAAGTACGCCGAAATCATCGAGCAGACCATTCGCTCTGGCACCAACGTCATTCTGGGCGGTGGTGAGCTATACATGCTGCCCGTCGGCACCACCGGCTTCCACGTCACCGCCGAAATTGATGCGGCTGAAACCCGGCCCGAGCGCCGCCCTGAGACAAATCTGATTGAACTGGCAGAATCCCTGGGCTACACCGTGGTCTACACCGAGGAGCAGATGAACGCGGTGGTCAATGGCAACAACCCTCCCGAAAAGCTGCTGGGTGTCTTTGCTGCCGATGCCACCTTTGACGCTACCACCGAAGAGGACCTAGGGCTGAATACAGACTCTCCCCTACCCCTCTACGTAGCGACCGCTCCCACTGTTGCCGAAATGCTGGACGCCACCCTCAAACTGGTCTCCAACGATCCCGATGGCTTTTTTGTGGTGTTGGAAGAAGAGGGCACCGACAACTTTGCCAACAGCAACAATGCGGCAGGCACGATCGAAGCCGTGCGCCGAGCCGATGCCGCCATTGGCGTCGCCATGGACTACGTCGATAACGTTGACCCCAATACCCTAGTCGTCACCGCTGCCGACAGCGATGCGGGCGGTCTACAGGTGTTCCAGTTTGCCCCCTACACCCGCCCCTCAGGTAACCCTGTCTCAGGACCGGCTCTGGGTGCAGAGGAAGCTGAGGTTCCGTTTATCTACGCCAACCCCACCACCGAAGCAGGTACTCCTGTCTTTCTGGATGGCGCTACCGGCAGCACCGGCAGTGTGGAGTTCCCCTGGGATTCCTTTGCGGCTACCGACAGCATCGATGGCCCAATGGGCAACTTCGGTGTGGCCTGGGTGGGCACCCCCGACTTTCCCGGCAGCATTGTGTCTAAAGCTTATGGTCTCAATGCCGACCTGCTGCCTTCTACCCTAGACAACACCTTCATTTACGAGATGATGTATCGCACGTTGTTTGGGGATGAGGCGTTTGAGCCACCTGTGGCTGAACTGGTTGATCTGACTGGTATCGACGGTGATGTCGTTGTTGATATTACTGTGACCCGTGAAGCAACCTTCGATAACGTGCTGCGGTTCTACGAAACCGATGCCCAGGGGCGCGTAGATGGCCTTGTGGCCGGAGATGCTGGTTATGAGACAGCTGTTGCCGCCAACCTGCTCGATGCCGAGCTGTTTGTCGACAACCTGGTGACTGACAGTGTCAAACTGACCCTGCCCGGTGGCACCTACTATGCCCCTGTGCTGCTGGTGGATGGTGATATCAATAACCTGGCTACCATCGGTGAGTCTCGCATTCAACGCAACGGCAACGTTTGGGGCTTCGAAGACCTTTCTGACAATGACTTTAACGACTTGGTCATTACGATCAACTCGGCTGAGCCCGTTGCGGCGTAG